The Sphingomonas donggukensis genomic interval CCACGCTCGCGCGCATCTTCCTCGGGCAGCGCATGGGGTGGCAGCTGATCGCCGGGTCGCTGGTCGCGATCGGCGGCGTCGCGCTACTCTTCCTGCATGAGCTGCGCAGCGACCCCAATGGATCGACCGCGCTGCTCGCCGGCATCGGCTTCACGCTGGCGGGCGTCATCTCGGCGTCGAGCGCGAACATCATGCAGGGGACGCAGGCCGCGAAACGCTATCCGATGGCGGGGATGCTGGGCATCGCCATGCTGATCGGCGCGGGCGTCGATGCCGCCTATGCGTGGGCCACGGTCGGCCCGCCGGTGTTCGACCCGCGCCCGAGCTACTGGCTGGGGGTCGCATACCTCGGTATCTTCGCCTCGGCGATCGCCTTCCCATTGTATTTCGGGGTGCTGCGCGTGATCGGCCCGGCAAAGGCGGCCTATTCGGGGGTACTCGTGCCGGTCATCGCCATGCTGTTGTCCACGGTGTTCGAGGGCTATCGCTGGTCGCTGCTCGCGGCGGCGGGGGCGGGGCTGGCGATGTTCGGGCTGGTGATCGCGCTGACCGCACGCAGGCCCAACCGGTAATCGGGATAACGCGGTCGCCAGCCGAGCACGCGCTTCGCCTTCAGGTTCGATACCCGCCGGTTCTCGGCATAAAAGGCGCGCGCCATCGGGCTGAGATCGGCGAGCGCGACGAGTGGCGGCGCCGGCAGCCCGAGCAGCGCGGCGGCGTAGGTCGCGACATCATCCTGGTTGGCGGGCAGGTCGTCGGCGAGGTTGTACGCCCCCGCCGGCGCATCGAACGCCGCGACCACGCCGCGCGCGATGTCGTCGACATGGACCCGGCTGAACACCTGATCGGGCAGTCCGGTGCGATGTGCCTTGCCCTCTCGTACCCGATCGATCGGCGAGCGGCCGGGGCCGTAGATGCCCGGCAGGCGAAACACCCGCGCACCTCGCGCCAGCCACGCGGTGTCGGCGGCGTTACGATTGGCGCGGCGCCCCGCGATCGGCGCGGATTCGTCCACCCAGGCGCCGCGGGCGTCGCCATACACGCCGGTCGAGGAGAGGTAGCCAAGCCAGCGACCGTTCAGCGCATCGCCGTAGCGCGCGAGGACCGGGTCGCCGGCGTCGTCCGGCGGAACCGACGACAACACATGCGTGGCCGCAGCGATCGCCGCCCGCACCCCGGCGTCGTCATCGAACGCCAGATCGCCCGTGCCCCCCGTCGCCATCACCGCACCGCCGCCCGCGCGCACCTGCGCGGCTATACGGGTCGCGGTGTAGCCGAGGCCGAAGATCAGCAAGCGCATGCGGCTAACCTAACCCGGAAAATCCGTTCGCCTCGAGTAGTCGTCGAGCTTGTCGAGACGGCGTATCGAGAGGTCTCTGCCCCAAGATAACACTCTCGATACGGGCTCTCGACAAGCTCGATCCCTACTCGAGTCGAACGGCTGTGGGCTTACGCTCACCCCACCCTCACTTCGCGCCATAACCCCCGTACAGCGTCCCGAAGAAATCGCCCTTGTTCCAGCGGGGGCGTTCCGCGCCGTCGGCGATCTCGCGGGCGATCGCATAGTTCACGTCGATGAAACGCACGCCCTGGCTCCAGTCGAGCGCCGGGCCCTGCCACACCTCGTCGGAGGGCTGGTGATAGTGGTTCTTGAAGAAATCCTCGACCGCGGCCTTGCCCGGCCCCTTCTGGCCCGGCCACAGGAACACGCTCGGCACGCCCTGCTGGACGAAGCGATAATGGTCGGAGCGGACGAACAGCCCCTGCTCGGGCATCGGATCGGGCGAGAAGCCGACGCCGATCGAGGCCGCGGCCTTCTTCACGATCGGCCCCAGCGTCGAACGCTCGGCACCGAAGGCGATCACGTCCTCGAACGTGTAGGTGATGATCGGCATGTCGAGGTTGACGTTCGCCACCATCGCCTTCGCCGGCACGGTCGGGTTGTTGGCGAAATATTCGGCGCCGACGAGGCCCTTTTCCTCCGCGGTCACCGCGACGAACAGGATCGAGCGTTTCGGCGGGGTGCCGCTCGCCTTGAACTTCTTGGCTTCCTCGATCAGCGAAGCGATGCCGACGGCATTGTCCTCGGCGCCGTTGTAAATCGTGTCGCCGCGCGCGTCCGGGCGCCCTACGCCGACGTGATCGAGGTGCGCGGAGAGGACGACGTACTCGCCCTTGAGCTTCGGGTCGCTGCCGGGCAGCAGGCCGACGACGTTGGAGCTCGGCAATGGCGAGGTCGCGGTGGCGATCGTCGCCTTCATCGATGCCGGCAGCAGCATCGCCTTGAACTTCGTCTCGCTCGACTCCGCTCCTCGCGCAACCTCGGCCCAGCCGGCACCGAACAGCCGCTCCGCCGCCGCGACGCTGATCGTGCCGAGCGTCGGCGCCTTGGGGGAAATGGAATAGCCGGTGCCGTCCTTGCGCGCCCAGGTCACGCGCGGGCGATCATAGTTGGCGGCGCCCGCCGACAAGGGCCGCGTCTTCGCAAACTTCGGATTCTCGATCATGATGACGCCCGCCGCGCCCTTCGCCTGCGCGATCGCCGCCTTGGTCGGGCCGCCGCCGAAATGCGCGCGCTCCTCGGTGTTCAGGCTTTCGGGCGCGCCGCCGAACATCAGCACGATCTTGCCGCGCACGTCGACGCCCGCATAATCGTCGCGGCCCGCGGTCGGCGCGACGATGCCGTAGCCGACGAAGGCCAGGCCCGCGTCGACCGTCGTCGTCGCCTGTGCCGGATTGACGCTCGGCAGATAATCCTGCCCGAAGGTGAGCGGCACCGGCTTCCCGCCCTTCGGCGTCACCACGAAGCTGCCCTTGTCCGCGGCCTTCACCTCGATCAGCGGCACCTGTTGCAGGAAACTGCCGTCGTCGCCCGCGGGGCGCAGCCCGGCGGCGTAGAATTGCGCCGCGACATACTGCGCGGCAATGTCGTACTCGCGGCTGCCCGCCTCACGCCCGCGCATCGCATCCGACGCCAGGAACATGACGTGCGCCTTCATCGCCGCTTCGGCGGGGGTCAGCGCGGCATTGGTCACCGCATTGCGCTGCGCCAGTTCGGCGGCGGTCGGCTTGGGCGCGGGCGCGACGGGCTTGGGCGCATCCTGTGCAGCGGCGGTCGTAGCGAAAAGCGCGATCGCGGAAACCGCGGCGAGGCGTAGCTGGTTCAACTTGGGGACTTTCTGCACGGATTGCGGGGATGGTGATGCCTAGCAGCGCGATCGTCGGCCACGCAATTCACTAGCTGGCGAACCGCATCGCAGGATATACGAGCGGCATGGACGTCATCGCCACCGCTTCGCCCGCGCCCACTACCATCCACCGCGCCGATTATCGCCCGCCCGACTGGCTGGTGCCGGAAATCGCGCTGGAGTTCGACCTCGCCCCCGCCGCGACCCGCGTCCGCGCGACCCTGAGCGTCACGCGGAACGGCGCGCACGATCGCCCGCTGCGCCTCGACGGCGACGCGCTGACGCCGCTGTCGGTCACGGTCGATGGCGCACCCGTGTCCTGGGAAATGGACGGCGGCGACCTGGTGCTCGCACTGGGCGGCGATGCCCACAGCATCACCACCGAGGTCGAGCTGTCGCCCGAGACCAACACCCAGCTGATGGGCCTCTATGCCTCGGGCGGGCTGCTCTGCACCCAGTGCGAGGCCGAAGGGTTCCGCCGCATCACCTTCTTCCCCGATCGCCCCGACGTGCTCGCGCGCTATTCGGTGCGGATGACCGCCGACAAGGCACGCTTCCCGATCCTGCTGGCAAACGGCGATCCGGTCGGCAGCGGGAATCTGGACGACGGGCGTCACTGGGCGGAGTGGAACGATCCCTTCCCCAAGCCCAGCTATTTGTTCGCGCTGGTCGCGGGCGATCTCGTCGCGAACCGTTCGACCTTCGTCACCCGGTCGGGCCGCGAGGTACAGCTCGGCATATGGGTCCGCGCCGCCGACCTGCCCAAGACCGACCATGCGCTGCAGGCGCTGGAAACGTCGATGCGCTGGGACGAGCAGGTCTATGGCCGCGAATACGACCTCGACGTGTTCAACATCGTGGCGGTCGACGATTTCAACTTCGGCGCGATGGAGAACAAGGGGCTGAACATCTTCAACAGCCGCTACATCCTGGCCGATCCCGATACCGCCACCGATTATGATTACGACGGCATCGCGGCCGTGGTCGCGCACGAATATTTCCACAACTGGTCGGGCAACCGCGTCACCTGCCGCGACTGGTTCCAGCTTTCGCTCAAGGAAGGCTTCACGGTCTATCGCGACCAGAGCTTCTCCGCCGACCAGGGCAGCCCCGCGGTCAAGCGGATCGAGGATGTGCGGGGGCTGCGCGCCGCACAGTTCCCGGAGGATGCCGGCCCGCTGGCGCACCCGATCCGCCCCGACAGCTACATGGAAATCAGCAACTTCTACACCGCAACCATCTACAACAAGGGGGCCGAAGTCATCCGCATGATGGCGACGCTGCTGGGCGCGCAGAAGTTCCGCGCCGGCACCGACCTGTATTTCGACCGGTTCGACGGCACTGCGGCGACGTGCGAGGATTTCGTCGCGTCGATGGAGGAGGCGGGCGACACCGACCTATCCCAGTTCCGTCGCTGGTATTCGCAGGCCGGCACTCCGCGCGTCACGGCGTCGATCAGCCACGAACAGGGATCGGGCCGCGCGCTGCTGACGCTGGCGCAGGCGGTGCCGCCGACGCCGGGCCAGCCCGACAAGGCGCCGATGGTGCTGCCGCTGAAACTGCGGCTGTTCGGCAGCGAGACCGGCGCGCCGCTCGGCCCCGAGCGGCTGGTCGTGCTATCGGACGCCCGCGCCGAAGTCGTGTTCGAGGGGGTAAGCGAACGCCCGCTGCTGTCGATCAACCGCGGCTTTTCCGCACCCGTCATCGTCGAGACCGATCGCTCGGCCGCCGACCTCGCCTTCCTGTCGGCGCACGACGACGATCCGTTCGCGCGGTATGAGGCGATGCAGCAGCTGATGCTCGACACGCTGGTCGCCGCAGTCGCGACCGGGCGCGGCGATCACGCTGCGGTCATCGCCGCGGTGAAGAACACGCTGACCGATGCGAAGCTCGACCATGCCTTCATCGCCGAGGCGGTGCTGTTGCCGTCGGAAAGCTTCGTCGGCGACCAGATGGGCGTGGTCGATCCCGACGCGATCTTCCGCGCGCGTGAGGCGCTGCGCCGCGATCTCGGTCAGCGGCTGGAGAGCGAATGGCGCGCCGCCTACGACGCCACCCGCGCAGGCGCCTTCGCCTATACCCCCGCGGCGAAGGGCGACCGCCGGCTGAAGACCGTCGCGCTCGGCTATATCGCCGCCGGCGGGGCGAGCGACGCCGCGCATCTCGCCTTCCGCCAGTTCGAGGCCGCCGACAACATGACCGACCGGCAGGGCGCGCTGGTCACGCTGACCAGTGGCACGTCGGACGAGCGGGTCGCGGCACTCGACATCTTCTACAATCGCTATGCCGACAATCCGCTGGTGCTGGACAAATGGTTCCAGGTGCAGGCGCTGTCGTCACGCGACGACGCGCTGGCGGCGGTCGAGGAATTGGCCCGGCACAAGGACTTCACGCTCGCCAACCCCAACCGCGCCCGCGCACTCGTTGGCGCGTTCGGGGTCAACCAGCGAGCGTTCCACGATCTGTCGGGGCGCGGCTACCGCTTCCTCGCCGACCAGTTGATCGCGCTCGACAAGCTCAACCCGCAGACCGCGGCGAAGCTGCTGCCCCCGCTCGGCCGCTGGAAACGCTTCGACGTCGCCCGCGCCGCGCTGATGAAGGCCGAACTCCACCGCATCCTCGCGACGCCGGGGCTGTCGAAGGATATGTTCGAGCAGGCGTCAAAAAGCCTGGACTAAATCCCCACCCCGCCGTTCGTTTCGAGCGAAGTCGAGAAACCGCCGCAGGGCGCGCGGTAGCCGTTTCTCGACTACGCTCGAAACGAACGGAGGTGGATCACACCGCGATCCGCCGCGTGCCGCGCGCCACGGTAGCGATCTTCGCCCCCGTCGGCGTGAGCGACCGCGTCGCGACCGAATCCCAGAACAGCCATTCATTGGTCGCGCGCTCGGGCGTCAGCGTCGTCACCATATAGCCGCGGCGCGAGGTATCGCACCACGCCAGCTCACGGTTGCCGGCGACCAGGCTGCGCGCGATCCGCGCCGGATCGACGCCGCGCGTCGCCCCTTCGATCCCGCCCGACGTCACCGATTGCACCCCGAATTCGACCGCGGCGGCGCGCCCGCCCGTCGCCAGCTGGAAGCTCCACGCATTGTGGCTGTCGCCCGACAGCACGATCGTGTCCGCCGCCAACCCCTGCGCCGCCGCGAGGAAGCGCGCGCGTGCGGCGGGAAAGCCGCCCCAGCTGTCCATGTCCTGCGGCAGGTTCGCGCGGCCCAGCGTCACCCGGTCGGATATGCCGGTGCGCGCCCACTCCGGCGCGGTCGGCGGCAGCCAGTTCAGCGCATCCTCCGGTGTCTGGAGATAGCCCATGTTGGTGCCGAAGCCGACGATCTGCCACCCCCGCCCGGCCCGCGCCGATGCTGCCATCGCCGCGGCCAGCCATGCCTCCTGCGTCGAGCCCATCATCGTGCGCGCGGGATCGCGCCAGGCGCCCTCGCGGAACCGGCGGAGTGCGGCGGGATCGCTGCGCATCGCGGCGGTCACCACCAGCTCCGCCGACCGCGCGGCGAGCCGCGTATCGGTGCGGTAGATCGTCGCGAGCCCGCCGACGTCATAGGACGCGTAGGGAAGGTCGCTGACCGGCATCCATTCGCGCCACGCTTGGATCGCCGCCGCCTTGCGCAGCGACCATGCGCCCTCGGTCGCGCTCTGGTGGTTCTGCGCGCCGCCCTCCCACGAATTATTGGCCGATTCGTGATCGTCCATCGCGACCAGCATCGGCATCGCCGCGTGCAGCGCCTGCAGATCGGGGTCGGCGCGGTAGCTGGCGTAGCGCAGGCGATAGTCGGCAAGGCTCAGCGCCTCGTGATCGGGCGCCATGTCGCGCCCGTCGACCATCTCTGCCTTCACCGGGTAGGTGCCCGGCCCATATTCGTAGAAATAGTCGCCGAGATGATAGGCGAGGTCGCAGTCGCCCGCCGCGGCATGGCCGTAAGCGCCGAACCAGCCGAATCCGATGTTCGAGCAACTGAACACCGCGATCTTCAGCCGGCGCGCGGTCGTCGGCAGCGTCTTCGTCCGCCCGACCGGCGACAGCGTGCCGTCAGGCGCGATGAAGCGATAGTGATAGCGCGTGCCCGGTTTCAGGCCGGTGACGGTCAGCTTGATCGTGTGGTCGCGCCACGGCCCCGTCGTCATCTCCGCCCCGCCCGCGATCCGCGCGAAATCGGGGGCTTCGGACAGCTCGACCCGGATGGTCGCGACGTCGCCGCTCACCGGTACATAGCGCGTCCAGAGCAACATCGAGGTCGCCCCCGGCTCGCCGCTCGCGACATTGTGGGTGAAGCCGGTGCGCGTCAGCCCCTGCGCCAGCGCGATGCCGGGGAAGGAGAGCGCGGCGAGGCCCAGCGTGCCGGTGACGATCAACTGGCGGCGGTCGAGGGTCAGGGTCATGGGGCAGCTCCTTGCCCCCGCAGCATGGCGGCTTCGTGACAGCGGGCAAGCCCTGCGATAGCGAGGGTCGCGATGCGCCTGCCCCGCCCCCCCGTCGCGCTCGCGCTGCTGATCGTCATACTGGTCGCGCTCGCGTGGCTGCGCGGGCTCGATCACGACGAAAGTCAGTATGTCGCCGCCGCGCGGCTGACCGCGGGCGGGCTGCTGCCCTACCGCGACTATGCCTATCTCCAGACCCCGCTCCAGCCCTTAGCATTCGCGCCGCTGGCGTGGGTGTCCGGCGACTGGGCATGGCCGGCGCTACGGGTCGCCAACGCGCTGCTGGCGGCACTGGCGGTCGCGGCGACGTGGCGGGCGATCCGGGTCGCCGGAGTAGAAGCGCGCACCGCGACGCTCTGCGCGGCGCTGTTCGCGACGTGCGACATCCTGCTGTTTTCCGGCGGCACCGCGCGCAACGACGCGCTGCCCGCCGCGCTGCTCGCCTGCGCGATGGTGCCGATGCTGCGGGCCGATCGTGGCGCGGGGTCGCGGGGCCAGGCGATGCTCGCCGGGCTGCTGCTGGCGGCGGCGGCGGCGGCGAAGATTTCCTACGCGCTGCCCGCCGCGGCCTACGGCATCTACGCGCTCACCGCGCCGCGCCATCGCCCGGCTTGGGTGCTGGTCGGCGCATTGCCGCCGATCGCTT includes:
- a CDS encoding alkaline phosphatase D family protein; the protein is MTLTLDRRQLIVTGTLGLAALSFPGIALAQGLTRTGFTHNVASGEPGATSMLLWTRYVPVSGDVATIRVELSEAPDFARIAGGAEMTTGPWRDHTIKLTVTGLKPGTRYHYRFIAPDGTLSPVGRTKTLPTTARRLKIAVFSCSNIGFGWFGAYGHAAAGDCDLAYHLGDYFYEYGPGTYPVKAEMVDGRDMAPDHEALSLADYRLRYASYRADPDLQALHAAMPMLVAMDDHESANNSWEGGAQNHQSATEGAWSLRKAAAIQAWREWMPVSDLPYASYDVGGLATIYRTDTRLAARSAELVVTAAMRSDPAALRRFREGAWRDPARTMMGSTQEAWLAAAMAASARAGRGWQIVGFGTNMGYLQTPEDALNWLPPTAPEWARTGISDRVTLGRANLPQDMDSWGGFPAARARFLAAAQGLAADTIVLSGDSHNAWSFQLATGGRAAAVEFGVQSVTSGGIEGATRGVDPARIARSLVAGNRELAWCDTSRRGYMVTTLTPERATNEWLFWDSVATRSLTPTGAKIATVARGTRRIAV
- a CDS encoding NAD(P)-dependent oxidoreductase; translated protein: MRLLIFGLGYTATRIAAQVRAGGGAVMATGGTGDLAFDDDAGVRAAIAAATHVLSSVPPDDAGDPVLARYGDALNGRWLGYLSSTGVYGDARGAWVDESAPIAGRRANRNAADTAWLARGARVFRLPGIYGPGRSPIDRVREGKAHRTGLPDQVFSRVHVDDIARGVVAAFDAPAGAYNLADDLPANQDDVATYAAALLGLPAPPLVALADLSPMARAFYAENRRVSNLKAKRVLGWRPRYPDYRLGLRAVSAITSPNIASPAPAAASSDQR
- a CDS encoding M28 family metallopeptidase produces the protein MQKVPKLNQLRLAAVSAIALFATTAAAQDAPKPVAPAPKPTAAELAQRNAVTNAALTPAEAAMKAHVMFLASDAMRGREAGSREYDIAAQYVAAQFYAAGLRPAGDDGSFLQQVPLIEVKAADKGSFVVTPKGGKPVPLTFGQDYLPSVNPAQATTTVDAGLAFVGYGIVAPTAGRDDYAGVDVRGKIVLMFGGAPESLNTEERAHFGGGPTKAAIAQAKGAAGVIMIENPKFAKTRPLSAGAANYDRPRVTWARKDGTGYSISPKAPTLGTISVAAAERLFGAGWAEVARGAESSETKFKAMLLPASMKATIATATSPLPSSNVVGLLPGSDPKLKGEYVVLSAHLDHVGVGRPDARGDTIYNGAEDNAVGIASLIEEAKKFKASGTPPKRSILFVAVTAEEKGLVGAEYFANNPTVPAKAMVANVNLDMPIITYTFEDVIAFGAERSTLGPIVKKAAASIGVGFSPDPMPEQGLFVRSDHYRFVQQGVPSVFLWPGQKGPGKAAVEDFFKNHYHQPSDEVWQGPALDWSQGVRFIDVNYAIAREIADGAERPRWNKGDFFGTLYGGYGAK
- the pepN gene encoding aminopeptidase N, producing MDVIATASPAPTTIHRADYRPPDWLVPEIALEFDLAPAATRVRATLSVTRNGAHDRPLRLDGDALTPLSVTVDGAPVSWEMDGGDLVLALGGDAHSITTEVELSPETNTQLMGLYASGGLLCTQCEAEGFRRITFFPDRPDVLARYSVRMTADKARFPILLANGDPVGSGNLDDGRHWAEWNDPFPKPSYLFALVAGDLVANRSTFVTRSGREVQLGIWVRAADLPKTDHALQALETSMRWDEQVYGREYDLDVFNIVAVDDFNFGAMENKGLNIFNSRYILADPDTATDYDYDGIAAVVAHEYFHNWSGNRVTCRDWFQLSLKEGFTVYRDQSFSADQGSPAVKRIEDVRGLRAAQFPEDAGPLAHPIRPDSYMEISNFYTATIYNKGAEVIRMMATLLGAQKFRAGTDLYFDRFDGTAATCEDFVASMEEAGDTDLSQFRRWYSQAGTPRVTASISHEQGSGRALLTLAQAVPPTPGQPDKAPMVLPLKLRLFGSETGAPLGPERLVVLSDARAEVVFEGVSERPLLSINRGFSAPVIVETDRSAADLAFLSAHDDDPFARYEAMQQLMLDTLVAAVATGRGDHAAVIAAVKNTLTDAKLDHAFIAEAVLLPSESFVGDQMGVVDPDAIFRAREALRRDLGQRLESEWRAAYDATRAGAFAYTPAAKGDRRLKTVALGYIAAGGASDAAHLAFRQFEAADNMTDRQGALVTLTSGTSDERVAALDIFYNRYADNPLVLDKWFQVQALSSRDDALAAVEELARHKDFTLANPNRARALVGAFGVNQRAFHDLSGRGYRFLADQLIALDKLNPQTAAKLLPPLGRWKRFDVARAALMKAELHRILATPGLSKDMFEQASKSLD
- a CDS encoding DMT family transporter codes for the protein MSDAPAPQSTRLAVLIPFGIVTLIWGSTWIVITGQLGVVPPSWSVSYRFVVAGIAMLAWAAYRGELARLDARGWLFAGALGVLQFVLNFNFVYRAEHFITSGLVAVVFALMLVPNATLARIFLGQRMGWQLIAGSLVAIGGVALLFLHELRSDPNGSTALLAGIGFTLAGVISASSANIMQGTQAAKRYPMAGMLGIAMLIGAGVDAAYAWATVGPPVFDPRPSYWLGVAYLGIFASAIAFPLYFGVLRVIGPAKAAYSGVLVPVIAMLLSTVFEGYRWSLLAAAGAGLAMFGLVIALTARRPNR